A window of Candidatus Krumholzibacteriota bacterium genomic DNA:
GAATCAAAGGCTGGCAAGATCGAGTATCGCGTGGACAAAGGATCGAACGTCCATGTTCCGGTCGGCAAGGCGTCTTTCGACAAGATAAAGCTTGTCGAGAACATCAGGGCGCTGGTACTGGAACTTCTGCGCGCGAAACCTCAATCAGCCAAAGGAAAATATATTATCAGTGTGCATCTGGCGACGACGATGGGACCTTCGATAAAGATCGATTCCCAGGGACTGCTTGCCGAGGTGCGATAGACCGGAAAGGAGATCGTTTATGGTAAAGCCCATAAAGACTGATACAGTAAACGAAATGGTCGGTCTCATTCGCGATGCCAAATCTGTAATTCTGAACGACTTCACCGGTTTGAATGTCGCAGATATCTCGGAACTTCGCAAAGAATGCCGTAAGAACGGTGTCACCTTCAGGGTGATAAAGAATACGCTTGCGAAGATCAGTTTCGCGGATCTTGGGATCGAAGGCATGGAGCCGTTGCTGGAAGGGCCTACGGCTTTCGCGATAAGCCTGACCGATGAGGTCTCTCCGGCTCAGGTGCTGAAAAAATTCGCTGATGAGAACGACCTCCCGAAATTCAAGGGGGGATATGTGGCCGGCCGAGTCATCGAC
This region includes:
- a CDS encoding 50S ribosomal protein L10; translation: MVKPIKTDTVNEMVGLIRDAKSVILNDFTGLNVADISELRKECRKNGVTFRVIKNTLAKISFADLGIEGMEPLLEGPTAFAISLTDEVSPAQVLKKFADENDLPKFKGGYVAGRVIDKDEVVRLAVLPGREVLLTQVVGTIQAPLRGLVGVLSASLRDLAGVLNAISEKKGAA